The following proteins are co-located in the Rattus norvegicus strain BN/NHsdMcwi chromosome 19, GRCr8, whole genome shotgun sequence genome:
- the LOC134483287 gene encoding disks large homolog 5-like codes for MSLLHNLDTKNIEHREKFQELKKEINFYRNLHSRLLMDQACMKKKLVTLKQESKELQRYLFELNPNNEDEQENTSNLQTQQNVVSGTAGDMA; via the exons atgtcattactgcacaacttagacacaaagaacattgaacatcgtgagaaatttcaggagctcaagaaggagattaacttctatcg caacctgcacagccggctcctgatggaccaggcatgtatgaagaagaagttggtcacattgaagcaggagagcaaggagttacagcgatatttgtttgagttgaacccgaataatgaagacgaacaggagaataccagcaacctccagacccagcaaaatgtg gtctcaggaactgcaggagacatggcatag